Proteins from a single region of Oncorhynchus tshawytscha isolate Ot180627B linkage group LG03, Otsh_v2.0, whole genome shotgun sequence:
- the LOC112229513 gene encoding ras-related protein Rab-25, translating into MGSDEAYNFVFKVVLIGESGVGKSNLLSRFTKNEFNHDSRTTIGVEFSTRTIQLKSLIIKAQIWDTAGLERYRAITSAYYRGAVGALLVYDITKHLTYESVERWLKELYDHADPHIVVMLVGNKTDLGSERSVPTEEAKDFAEKNGLLFLETSALESTNVETAFQNVLGEIHRKVSSKEVTRGSISAVSLASPVPRAAGDPEEKKPCCRDL; encoded by the exons ATGGGTTCAGATGAGGCCTACAACTTTGTCTTTAAGG TGGTTCTGATAGGTGAGTCCGGCGTTGGCAAAAGTAACCTGCTCTCCCGCTTCACCAAGAACGAGTTCAACCACGACAGCCGCACCACCATCGGGGTGGAGTTCAGCACACGCACAATTCAACTGAAAAGTCTCATCATCAAGGCTCAAATCTGGGACACGGCTGGGCTGGAGCGGTACAGGGCCATCACCTCCGC TTATTATAGAGGAGCTGTCGGAGCGCTACTGGTCTATGACATCACCAAGCATCTGACCTATGAGAGTGTGGAGCGCTGGCTTAAGGAGCTCTATGATCATGCAGACCCTCACATCGTAGTCATGCTGGTGGGCAACAAAACTGATCTGGGGTCAGAGCGATCGGTGCCCACTGAGGAGGCGAAGGACTTTGCAG AAAAGAATGGCCTATTGTTCTTAGAGACATCAGCCTTGGAGTCCACAAATGTTGAGACAGCATTCCAAAATGTCCTTGGAG AGATCCACAGGAAGGTGAGCAGTAAAGAGGTGACCCGGGGGTCCATTAGTGCCGTGTCTCTGGCCAGCCCCGTCCCCAGAGCTGCAGGCGACCCTGAAGAGAAGAAGCCCTGCTGTAGGGACCTCTGA